GTCATCAAGCAGCGGCCTTAGCAAGCAGCAGCCTTCAGAACGACTGAGAACAAGAGGACGTGCCGATCGTGGCTCAGAGCACCGAGACCACCGACTGGGTCTCCCGTTTCGCGGACGAGGTCATCGAGGAGTCGGAGCGCCGAGCCCCCGGCGCAGTGACATCAGTCGCTACCGCTCCGGCCATCGTCGTCGCGTCCGGGCTCTCCCCCTCCGGGCCCATCCACCTCGGCAACCTGCGCGAGGTCATGACCCCGCACCTCGTCGCCGACGAGATCCGCCGCCGCGGCCACCAGGTCCGGCACCTGATCTCCTGGGACGACTACGACCGCTACCGCAAGGTGCCGGCCGGTCTCGCCGGGGTCGACGAGTCGTGGGCCGAGCACATCGGCAAGCCGCTGACCTCCGTCCCGGCCCCGCCCGGATCGTCGTACCCGAACTGGGCCGAGCACTTCAAGGCCGCCATGGTCGAGGCGCTGGCCGAGCTGGGCGTCGAGTTCGACGGGATCAGCCAGACCGCGCAGTACACCTCCGGGGTGTACCGGGAGCAGGTGCTGCACGCGATCGCGCACCGCGCCGACATCGACGCGATCCTCGACCAGTACCGGACGAAGAAGGCCCCGGCCAAGCAGAACCCGCAGAAGCAGCAGAAGCCTGTCGACGAGGCCGAGGTCGAGGCCGCCGAGGGGTCCGGGGCCGCCGCCGAGGACGACGGCAGCTCCGGGGCCGGGTCCGTGGGGTACTTCCCGTACAAGCCGTACTGCGGCAACTGCGAGAAGGACCTCACCACGGTCACCTCCTACGACGACGACACCACCGAGCTGTCCTACACCTGCACCGCCTGCGGCTTCGCCGAGACCGTCCGGCTGAACGAGTTCAACCGCGGCAAGCTGGTCTGGAAGGTCGACTGGCCGATGCGGTGGGCGTACGAGGGCGTCGTCTTCGAGCCGAGCGGTGTCGACCACTCGTCGCCGGGGTCCTCCTTCCAGGTCGGCGGGCAGATCGTCGGGATCTTCGGCGGCAAGCAGCCCATCGGGCCGATGTACGCCTTCGTCGGCATCAGCGGCATGGCCAAGATGTCGTCGTCGAAGGGCGGGGTGCCCACCCCGGGCGACGCGCTGAAGATCATGGAGCCGCAGCTCCTGCGCTGGCTCTACGCCCGCCGCCGCCCCAACCAGTCCTTCAAGATCGCCTTCGACCAGGAGATCCAGCGGCTCTACGACGAGTGGGACAAGCTCGACGCCAAGGTCGCCGACCGCTCCGCGCTTCCGGCCGACGTCGCCGCACACGCGCGTGCCGTGGGCACGGCCGGCGGCGAGCTGCCGCGTACGGCGACGCCGCTGCCGTACCGGACGCTGGCCTCCATCGCCGACATCACCGCCGGCGAGCAGGAGCAGGCGCTGCGCATCCTCGGCGAGCTCGACCCCGAGAACCCGCTCCGCTCGCTCGACGAGGCCCGGCCGCGCTACGACAAGGCCGAGGCGTGGATCAACACCCACGTCCCCGCCGACCAGCGCACCATCGTGCGTGAGGAGCCGGACGCCGAACTGCTGAAGTCCCTCGACGAGGCCTCCCAGCAGTCCCTGCGGCTCCTGCGCGACGGACTCGCCGACCACTGGTCGCTCGACGGCCTCACCCACCTCGTCTACGGCGTTCCCAAGGTGCAGGCCGGCTTCCCGGCCGACGCCACGCCCAAGGAACTCCCGCCCGAGATCAAGACCGCCCAGCGGACGTTCTTCGCGCTCCTCTACCACCTGCTCGTCGGCCGCGACACCGGCCCGCGTCTGCCCACGCTGCTGCTCGCGGTGGGGCAGGAGCGGGTACGGGGCCTGCTCGGCGAGTAACCCGAGTAAGTAGTCGGCGTGAGAAGGGGGCCCTCCTGAGGAGGGCCCCCTTTCGCATTCGCTTTCGCTGTGCGCCGGTTACGCGATGTGGTCCTCTTCCAGTTCCGCCGCGTGACGGTTCTGGAAGCGCATGACCATCCGCTTCGCATCGGCATCAGGAACGGGAGCGCCGTACGTCGCCTCGACGTCGTCGCTGAACTGGCTCGGGGTCGGGTAGCCGCCGCTGCTTATCGACTGCTTGAAGACCTGGTAGTACGACTCCTCGTCCGGCTCCACGACCGGCGTGCCGCCGCCCTCGCCCAGCTCGCGGCTGCGGTTCGGGCCCACCGGGATGGGGAAGGAACCCGTCTCCTCCGGGGAGGGCTCCCGGGCGGGGGGCTCCTCCTGGTACTGGTCCGCGTACTGCTCGGCCTGCTGCTCCCCCGCGTACCAGTCGGCGTACTGCTCGGCCGGGTCGTACGCGGGGTCGTACGTCGGGTCGTAGCCGCCCTGGTACGCGATGGCCCGGGGGTCCCGCGCCTGGAGCCACGGGTTCTGGTCGTCCTCGGGCGGCTGCGCTTGTGGCTGTGGTTGCTGCTGCGACTGCTGCTGCGGTTGTTGCTGTAGCTGCCGCTGTTGCACGGGGGCCGGTGCCAGCTCCTGCAGTTCCTGCTGAGACACCTGGGGCTGGGGTTGCGTCTGGGGCTGGGCCTGCGCCTGTACCGGGATCGGGATCGGGGGGAGGAGGGCCGGTTCGATGCCTGCCGCTGCCAGGCCCGCCGGGGCCGTTTCCGCCAGGGGGACGCCGTAGCGGGCCAGGCGCAGGGGCATCAGGGACTCCACCGGGGCCTTGCGACGCCACGCCCGGCCGAAGCGGGAACGCAGCCTCGCCTGGTAGACGAGACGTTCCTGCTCCAACTTGATCACCTGGTCGTAGGAGCGCAGCTCCCACAGCTTCATACGACGCCAGAGGAGGAACGTCGGCAGCGGGGAGAGCAGCCAGCGCGTGATGCGCACGCCCTCCATGTGCTTGTCGGCCGTGATGTCCGCGATCCGGCCGATGGCGTGCCGCGCCGCCTCCACCGCGACGACGAACAGGATCGGGATCACCGCGTGCATGCCCGTGCCCAGCGGGTCCGGCCAGGCCGCCGCGCCGTTGAACGCGATCGTCGCCGCCGTCAGCAGCCACGCCGTCTGACGCAGCAGCGGGAAGGGGATGCGGATCCACGTCAGCAGCAGATCCAGGGCCAGCAGGACGCAGATGCCCGCGTCGATGCCGATCGGGAACACGTAGGAGAAGTTCCCGAAACCCTTCTCGAGAGCCAGCTCACGGACGGCCGCGTACGAACCGGCGAAGCCGATGCCGGCGATGATCACGGCGCCGGTCACGACCACGCCGATGAGAACGCGGTGCGTCCGGGTCAGCTCTATTCGCTCGGACACCCGTACTCCCCTCCCGTTGCGTGTTCCTGCGCGCAACAGGGTGGCACATGTGTACGGCAAACGCGTTGCCGGACCGTCAGCTCTTCGGCCCGGCGGACGCCTTCGGAGCCGCCGCGGCGGCCTTGGACGCCGTCGCCGACGCGGTGGCGGACGGGGTCGCCTTCGCAGTCGGGGAGGCCGAGGAGGAGGCCGACGAGGAGGCGGACTTCGAGGGGGCAGAGGTGGCCGGGGCGCTCGGGGCCGAGGACGACGTACCCGAACTCCCGCCGCCGCCCTCGCCGTTGGCCGACTGCACCGAGGCCACGGCCTCCTTCGCCGCCTTCTCCGCCGACTTCGTCAGGGTGTCCGCGCTCGGCGTCTTGTCGCCCGCCAGACCGGCACCGTTGTAGTCGAGCGTGACGACGACGTTCTCCACCCGCGCCACGATCGTCTGCTGCTTGAAAGCGCCTTCCGACTTCTTCAGGTCGTACCGCACGAGCGTCGCCTCGTCGCCCGTCCCGGCGGCCGGCGTCGCCTTCACGTTCTTCGCGCCCGCCACCGCCTGCGCGTCCTTGACCTGCTTCGCGTAGTACGTCTGCGCCTGCGACTCACCGTCGCCGGTCGTCGGGTCCGAGTCGAAACGCAACAGGGACACGTTCAGCCAGCGGAACTGCGAGCCCTTCACACCATTGTTGGCCAGACTCGACCAGGAACAGTTCGCCCGGGCGGCCGTGTCGCTGGACGTCCCCTCCTTGCCGGAGGACGTCCCCTTCGGCACCAGCTCCGTCAGCGTCTTCTTCGACAGCACCGCGCACGCCTCGGGCAGCGTCTTGTACGCCGCCGCCTGCACGGTCGGCGCGGCGCTCGCCGCCGAGTCGTCGCCGGAACCGGTGGAGGCACTGGTGTCCTGCGCGTCGTTCCCCGAGTCGGAGCCGGAGTCCGAGGAGCAGCCCGCGGCGATCAGCATCACCGGGACGGCCACCGCCGCGGCCAGGAGGCGGTTCAGCCCTCCGGCACGCTTCACGCGCCCGTCACGCTGCTCACACTGGTCAAACTGGCCGTCTCGCTGGGCTCGTCGCTGCATGGTTCCTTCACTCATGACGCTCGTGGTTCCTGCGGTCGGATCGGGTCCGAGGGGCCACGGTACGCGGTGAAGAAGCCGTGCGGTTCCGCTTCAAGGGCTTTACGAGGACGACGCGAGCGGCGCCGAAGTGGCCTCAGCCGGCCAGGGAGTCGGCGAGCTGCGCCGCCAGTTTCCGGGCCTTGTCCTGCATTTCCTCGCTGTCCGGGACCACGCCCACGGTCGCCGGCTGCTCGTCGTATTCGATCGTCACGATGACGTTCGACGTGCGGAACGCCACAGTCACCGTGCGCTGCTTGGCGGTCGAACCGGAGCTGCTGAGCGCGTCGTCGATGAACGCGTCGTCGCCGAGGTCGTCCAGGAGACGGGGCTGGATGTCGGCGGCGGGGACGGTGGAGGTGGAGGAGGGAGATGCTGAGGTCGAGGTGGAGAGGGACGGCGACGGGGATGCCGAGGCGGAGGCTGAAGAAGACGGGCTCGGGCTGGTCGGGCCGGCCGTCGACGTGCTGGGCGCGACGGGCGCCGGGAGGTCGGCCGCCGTCACCTTGTTCGCGAAGAGGGTCTCCGCCTGGGTGTCGTCGCTGACGGCGTTGTCGTAGGAGACGACCCGCTCGAAATCGACGTAGAGGTGGTCGGTGGCGTCAGCCGACTCCACCTTCCAACGGCAGCCCACCTTGCGGTCCGTGTCGTACGTCAGCGTCGCCTGGCCCGCGTAGGCGGCCGTGCGCCGGGCCTCGTCGGCGAGCTGCTTGATGCCGGGGAGGAGGGAGTCCAGGGTGGAGCGGCTGACCACGCCGCAGGCCTCCGGGAGCGTGGCGTACTTGCCGGGCTGCGCGGCTGCGGTGGAGGTGCCGGGCTCGCCCGGGTTGGAGTTGTCCGTCGAGCCGCCCTCGTCCGAGCCGCCGGTGCAGGCGGCCAGCAGCGCCGCGAGGAGCACGACGACGCCGGGTACGTACGCCTTCCGCTGCACGGTCGGCTCCTCTCGATGGTGATGCGTGGTGGCTCTCGGGGGACGGGTGTCCCGGTCTCCCCGTGTCCTCGCTGGTTAATCGCTTGCCGGGCGAGGGTGGCCCCGGCAGACAATGTGTATCGCACGCAACACCGTGGATGCCGGTCCGCCGTCCGTTTTCATTGACCTTGGCCCTGGTTTTGCGACCTATGACTTTTGTATGGATTCCAGGGGAATGAGGATGTTATGTCGTACGTGGAGATGCCGGGCGCGAAGGTACCCATCCGTATGTGGGCCGACCCCGCGTCGGTCGAGGAGGGGGCGCTGCAGCAACTCCGCAACGTCGCGACCCTGCCGTGGATCAAGGGCCTCGCGGTCATGCCGGACGTCCACTACGGGAAGGGCGCGACGGTCGGCTCGGTCATCGCGATGCAGGGGGCTGTGTGTCCTGCGGCGGTGGGGGTCGACATCGGGTGCGGGATGTCGGCGGTCAAGACGTCGTTGACGGCGAACGACCTGCCCGGGGACCTGTCTCGGCTTCGGTCGAAGGTGGAGCAGGCTATTCCGGTGGGGCGGGGGATGCATGACAGTGCCGTTGAGCCGGGGCGGTTCCATGGGTTGGCCACCGCGGGGTGGGACGACTTCTGGGGGCGGTTCGAGGGGGTTGCGGAGGCGGTGAAGTTCCGTCATGGGCGTGCAGAAAAGCAGATGGGGACGCTTGGAAGCGGAAACCACATGATCGAAGTCTGTCTCGATCAGTCAAATGCGGTCTGGCTCATGCTGCACTCCGGTTCCCGGAACATCGGCAAGGAACTGGCCGAGCATCACATCGGTGTTGCTCAGAAGCTCCCGCACAACCAGGGGCTGGTCGACCGCGACCTGGCCGTCTTCGTGTCGGACACCCCGCAGATGGCCGCGTACCGGAACGATCTGTACTGGGCTCAGGAGTATGCCAAGTACAACCGCGCGATCATGATGGCGCTGCTGAAGGACGTCGTCCGCAAGGAGTTCAAGAAGGCCAAGCCGACCTTCGAGTCCGAGATCTCTTGCCACCATAACTATGTGGCGGAGGAGCGGTATGAAGGCATGGACCTTCTGGTCACGCGCAAGGGTGCGATTCGCGCCGGTTCCGGTGAGTACGGGATCATTCCCGGTTCGATGGGCACCAGCTCGTACATCGTGAAGGGCCTCGGCAACGAGAAGGCTTTCAACTCGGCTTCGCACGGGGCGGGTCGGCGCATGAGCCGGAACGCGGCGAAGCGGCATTTCACGGTGCGGGATCTGGAGGAGCAGACGCGGGGTGTGGAGTGCCGCAAGGACTCCGGCGTGCTCGACGAGATTCCGGGTGCCTACAAGAACATCGACCAGGTGATGGATCAGCAGCGAGACCTGGTCGAGGTGGTGGCGAAGCTGAAGCAGTTCATCTGTGTGAAGGGGTGAAGGGGTGGAAGCGAGAGGGGCCGAGCCATTATGGCTCGGCCCCCTTTGCTTACTGATCGTTTGCCGGCATCGGGACTTGTCCGGTCCGCAACCGCCAGAGGCGCAAGCTGCAACTCTGGACGGTTCTGTCCAATGCTTCAGCAGCCGGCTCGGCGTTGTTGTGTTCCAGCAGAACTCGGTCTTCCCATACCTTCCAACGGCGGTGGCTCATCACCTTCATGCCTGCCGGGCGCGTCCACGCTGAGAGCGAGTCGGCTGCTGACTGCTTCCGCTCCAGTGAGAGGCAGCCGGAGTAGTAGAGATGGGCTGCCAGCTTCTGGGCGTTCTCCTTTGTGTAGAGGATGTTGTAGATCGCGTCCCGGGTGTTGCGCTTGAAGTTGCGCTCGGCGCCTGTGACTTCCTGGGCGTACTGGCACAGATAGGCGGCGATGGCCGTGCTGGCCGTGGTGAGGGAGACGAAAGGGAAGCCCTTGCTCGTGCAGCCCACTGAGCCGTCGGCGTCGATGACGCCCCGGATGTAGTCGCGTTGTGAGAACTCGCCGAGTGGTGGGGAGATCGTCTTCGATTTCCGGCCGTAGGGCAGGCCGAGCCCGTTGAGTTTGGTCCTGGCTTCGAGGGAGCAGAGGCTCCAGACCGCCGAGTGAGCGGTCTTGGAGAAATTCGTCGATCTTGTACGTTCGCTGATGCTGCTGTTGTACGGCGTCAGCTTCTGGAACTTACCGAGAAGCTCGATATCCCGTGCGTTGATTTCCACGGTCAACCGTCCGCGCTGACGCGACTGTTGGGAGAGATGCCCGTCCGCCTGCAAGAAGCCGAACATGTACGCGTACTCCGGGACCCTGAGATCCATGAACTGGTGAGGGATAGGCTCGCAGTCAGCCATGAGGAAGTGATTCCTTCCTTGCTGGTCAGGCCCTTGCCAGGGATGCCGGTCCCGGGTGAGGGCCGTCGTGTTCGACGTTTCTGACGTGAGCCTAGATCGCCAGTTCGTCCGTCGATCGGGTGATCTGCGACGTTCACTCGTGTGGGTTCAGGTGAGTCGTTTCTCCAGCAGTGTCACCGCGTACGGGCTGCCCGGTCCGTCGTTCTTCGAGCGCTGTTCTCCTGCGACCCTGTAGCCCGCCGACTCGTAGTACGTGCGGAGGCGCGGGTTGGTGGAGAGGCAGTCCAGGCGGGCGTAGGGGCGGTTTGTTGCGGTGATGCGGGATTCCGCCTGCACCAGCATCTTGCGGCCCGTGCCCGGTGGTGATGTGTGGGGGGTCGTCATCAGGCGGTGGATGTAGCCGGCTTCCGGGGGGCGGGGGCCCCAGGCGGCCGGGTCGTCCCACCAGAGTTCCCAGGCGCCGGTCGGTGTTCCGGCCGCGTATGTCAGCCAGACCTCGCCCTCGTGCATGCGGTTGACGAAGTGGGCTTCGGTCTTTTCGCCCGGCTGCCATTGCCTTATGCCTCGGGCCAGTTGCCACAGCGCCGCCGTGTCGTGGTAGGTGAAGGAGCCGCTCTCCGGGATCCGGCCTCTCGAGTCCGCCTCCCACGGGTGGCGCAGGTCGATCACCGTGCGGATGCCGAGGGAGAGGAAGCGGTCCCAGTCGGGGGTGTCCGGTGTCAGTTTGCCGAGGGAGTCCGCGCGGAACAGGTGGCCGGGGCGGACTCGGTCGCCGGTGCCGGTCGGGTATCCGCCCAGGTCGCGGAAGTTGTGCACCGTCTCGAACGGTATGTGTCTGTCCACGGACAGGACTTTAGGGCGGGGTGGGAACCGGGGCGGGTTGCGGTGCCGGGATGTGTTGCGGCGTCGGCTTCGGTGCCCTGAGCTGTTACTTCGCGTGGCGGACTGCGTAGATCATGACGAACGCGATGATGTGGATGCCGAAGAGGAAGTACGCCAGGAAGACCCACATGTGGCGTTCGTTCTTCGTTTCCTGGATCAGGCGGCGTTGTTCCAGTTCCAGGGCCAGTTCCAGGGCCAGGGACTTCGCCGCCTCGTCCGCCTCGTCCGCCTCGTCCGCCTCGTCCGCCTCGTCCGGCTTGTTCTGGTCGGGCATCACAGTTCCCTGTGGACCTTCGTGTTCGAGGCCTGGGCGCGGGGGCGGAGGATCAGGAGGTCCACGTTGACGTGGCTGGGGCGGGTCACCGCCCAGGTGATCGTGTCCGCCACGTCGTCGGCGGTGAGGGGGTCGGCGACGCCCTCGTAGACCTTGGCGGCCTTGTCCTCGTCGCCGGCGAAGCGGGTGAGGGCGAACTCGTCCGTCCTGACCATGCCGGGGGCGATCTCGATGACGCGGACCGGCTCGCCGACGATCTCCAGGCGGAGGGTCTCGGCCAGGACGTGGGCGCCGTGCTTGGCGGCGACGTAGCCCGCGCCGCCCTCGTAGGTGCCGTGGCCGGCGGTGGAGGAGATGACGACGACCGTGCCGTCGCCGCTCGCCACCAGCTTCGGGAGCAGGGCCTGGGTGATGTTGAGGGTGCCGAGGACGTTCGTCTCGTACATGCTGCGCCAGTCGGCCGGGTCGCCGGTGGCGACGGGGTCGGCTCCGAGTGCGCCGCCCGCGTTGTTGACGAGCACGCCGATCGTCTTGAAGGCCGTCGCGAACTCGTCGACCGCCGCGCGGTCCGTCACGTCCAGGGGGTACGCCGTCGCCGAGCCGCCTGCCTGCGTGATCTCCTCGGCCAGCGCCTCGATGCGGTCCTTG
The Streptomyces sp. NBC_01485 genome window above contains:
- a CDS encoding LAGLIDADG family homing endonuclease, with translation MADCEPIPHQFMDLRVPEYAYMFGFLQADGHLSQQSRQRGRLTVEINARDIELLGKFQKLTPYNSSISERTRSTNFSKTAHSAVWSLCSLEARTKLNGLGLPYGRKSKTISPPLGEFSQRDYIRGVIDADGSVGCTSKGFPFVSLTTASTAIAAYLCQYAQEVTGAERNFKRNTRDAIYNILYTKENAQKLAAHLYYSGCLSLERKQSAADSLSAWTRPAGMKVMSHRRWKVWEDRVLLEHNNAEPAAEALDRTVQSCSLRLWRLRTGQVPMPANDQ
- a CDS encoding DUF3558 domain-containing protein; the protein is MQRKAYVPGVVVLLAALLAACTGGSDEGGSTDNSNPGEPGTSTAAAQPGKYATLPEACGVVSRSTLDSLLPGIKQLADEARRTAAYAGQATLTYDTDRKVGCRWKVESADATDHLYVDFERVVSYDNAVSDDTQAETLFANKVTAADLPAPVAPSTSTAGPTSPSPSSSASASASPSPSLSTSTSASPSSTSTVPAADIQPRLLDDLGDDAFIDDALSSSGSTAKQRTVTVAFRTSNVIVTIEYDEQPATVGVVPDSEEMQDKARKLAAQLADSLAG
- a CDS encoding DUF2637 domain-containing protein, which translates into the protein MSERIELTRTHRVLIGVVVTGAVIIAGIGFAGSYAAVRELALEKGFGNFSYVFPIGIDAGICVLLALDLLLTWIRIPFPLLRQTAWLLTAATIAFNGAAAWPDPLGTGMHAVIPILFVVAVEAARHAIGRIADITADKHMEGVRITRWLLSPLPTFLLWRRMKLWELRSYDQVIKLEQERLVYQARLRSRFGRAWRRKAPVESLMPLRLARYGVPLAETAPAGLAAAGIEPALLPPIPIPVQAQAQPQTQPQPQVSQQELQELAPAPVQQRQLQQQPQQQSQQQPQPQAQPPEDDQNPWLQARDPRAIAYQGGYDPTYDPAYDPAEQYADWYAGEQQAEQYADQYQEEPPAREPSPEETGSFPIPVGPNRSRELGEGGGTPVVEPDEESYYQVFKQSISSGGYPTPSQFSDDVEATYGAPVPDADAKRMVMRFQNRHAAELEEDHIA
- a CDS encoding tyrosine-protein phosphatase, producing MDRHIPFETVHNFRDLGGYPTGTGDRVRPGHLFRADSLGKLTPDTPDWDRFLSLGIRTVIDLRHPWEADSRGRIPESGSFTYHDTAALWQLARGIRQWQPGEKTEAHFVNRMHEGEVWLTYAAGTPTGAWELWWDDPAAWGPRPPEAGYIHRLMTTPHTSPPGTGRKMLVQAESRITATNRPYARLDCLSTNPRLRTYYESAGYRVAGEQRSKNDGPGSPYAVTLLEKRLT
- a CDS encoding DUF3558 domain-containing protein, with the translated sequence MSEGTMQRRAQRDGQFDQCEQRDGRVKRAGGLNRLLAAAVAVPVMLIAAGCSSDSGSDSGNDAQDTSASTGSGDDSAASAAPTVQAAAYKTLPEACAVLSKKTLTELVPKGTSSGKEGTSSDTAARANCSWSSLANNGVKGSQFRWLNVSLLRFDSDPTTGDGESQAQTYYAKQVKDAQAVAGAKNVKATPAAGTGDEATLVRYDLKKSEGAFKQQTIVARVENVVVTLDYNGAGLAGDKTPSADTLTKSAEKAAKEAVASVQSANGEGGGGSSGTSSSAPSAPATSAPSKSASSSASSSASPTAKATPSATASATASKAAAAAPKASAGPKS
- the lysS gene encoding lysine--tRNA ligase — translated: MPIVAQSTETTDWVSRFADEVIEESERRAPGAVTSVATAPAIVVASGLSPSGPIHLGNLREVMTPHLVADEIRRRGHQVRHLISWDDYDRYRKVPAGLAGVDESWAEHIGKPLTSVPAPPGSSYPNWAEHFKAAMVEALAELGVEFDGISQTAQYTSGVYREQVLHAIAHRADIDAILDQYRTKKAPAKQNPQKQQKPVDEAEVEAAEGSGAAAEDDGSSGAGSVGYFPYKPYCGNCEKDLTTVTSYDDDTTELSYTCTACGFAETVRLNEFNRGKLVWKVDWPMRWAYEGVVFEPSGVDHSSPGSSFQVGGQIVGIFGGKQPIGPMYAFVGISGMAKMSSSKGGVPTPGDALKIMEPQLLRWLYARRRPNQSFKIAFDQEIQRLYDEWDKLDAKVADRSALPADVAAHARAVGTAGGELPRTATPLPYRTLASIADITAGEQEQALRILGELDPENPLRSLDEARPRYDKAEAWINTHVPADQRTIVREEPDAELLKSLDEASQQSLRLLRDGLADHWSLDGLTHLVYGVPKVQAGFPADATPKELPPEIKTAQRTFFALLYHLLVGRDTGPRLPTLLLAVGQERVRGLLGE
- a CDS encoding RtcB family protein, encoding MSYVEMPGAKVPIRMWADPASVEEGALQQLRNVATLPWIKGLAVMPDVHYGKGATVGSVIAMQGAVCPAAVGVDIGCGMSAVKTSLTANDLPGDLSRLRSKVEQAIPVGRGMHDSAVEPGRFHGLATAGWDDFWGRFEGVAEAVKFRHGRAEKQMGTLGSGNHMIEVCLDQSNAVWLMLHSGSRNIGKELAEHHIGVAQKLPHNQGLVDRDLAVFVSDTPQMAAYRNDLYWAQEYAKYNRAIMMALLKDVVRKEFKKAKPTFESEISCHHNYVAEERYEGMDLLVTRKGAIRAGSGEYGIIPGSMGTSSYIVKGLGNEKAFNSASHGAGRRMSRNAAKRHFTVRDLEEQTRGVECRKDSGVLDEIPGAYKNIDQVMDQQRDLVEVVAKLKQFICVKG
- a CDS encoding SDR family NAD(P)-dependent oxidoreductase, translated to MATAAPSAAARIAVVTGASSGIGAATARQLATAGYRVVLTARRKDRIEALAEEITQAGGSATAYPLDVTDRAAVDEFATAFKTIGVLVNNAGGALGADPVATGDPADWRSMYETNVLGTLNITQALLPKLVASGDGTVVVISSTAGHGTYEGGAGYVAAKHGAHVLAETLRLEIVGEPVRVIEIAPGMVRTDEFALTRFAGDEDKAAKVYEGVADPLTADDVADTITWAVTRPSHVNVDLLILRPRAQASNTKVHREL